The Papaver somniferum cultivar HN1 chromosome 3, ASM357369v1, whole genome shotgun sequence genome includes a region encoding these proteins:
- the LOC113359998 gene encoding wall-associated receptor kinase-like 20 gives MVARVVMVLMVMHVSLALVGALKTCDKCGSMEVPYPLSTNQNCGDPRYKIYCNSNVLEFVSAEKSIYKILSINPSKYTFVSPPTIKSGTCQSSDLMVGGLRLDEDLPFHISPRNTVMLLNCAENILLSPLNCSSTSLFRKFEEGNACRNELCCTYLKDASMNQHKIRVRVGGCTAYTCVVNMNPNNPPSSWNYGIELQWLSLP, from the coding sequence ATGGTGGCAAGAGTAGTGATGGTTTTAATGGTGATGCACGTTTCATTAGCACTCGTAGGTGCTCTTAAAACATGCGATAAGTGTGGAAGCATGGAAGTTCCATATCCCCTAAGCACGAACCAAAATTGTGGTGATCCAAGGTACAAGATCTACTGTAACAGTAATGTTCTTGAGTTCGTATCAGCTGAAAAATCCATCTATAAGATTCTTAGTATAAACCCTAGTAAATACACTTTTGTTAGTCCTCCAACCATTAAGAGTGGTACTTGCCAATCTTCTGATCTCATGGTAGGAGGTTTAAGACTGGATGAAGATCTCCCATTCCATATATCGCCACGAAACACGGTTATGCTGTTGAACTGTGCTGAAAATATACTTCTATCACCATTAAATTGTTCATCAACCAGTTTGTTCAGGAAGTTTGAGGAAGGAAATGCTTGCAGGAACGAACTTTGTTGTACGTACTTGAAAGATGCTTCCATGAATCAACATAAGATTAGGGTTagggttggaggttgtactgcttatACTTGTGTTGTTAATATGAACCCTAATAACCCTCCAAGCTCCTGGAACTATGGGATTGAACTTCAATGGTTATCATTACCTTAG
- the LOC113361644 gene encoding single-stranded DNA-binding protein, mitochondrial-like, protein MNSLTSKLVKQLRVTSDLSQVSSSLANSVSQSQPSASLGLRRSSRLWYSNSRASFNNDDANEEVDTNGDFDDDAFLPNKKDLEPQGVDPQRGWGFRGVHKAILCGKIGQAPVQKILRNGRTVTIFTLGTGGMYDQRNMGAEPKPAQWHRIAVHNEHLGAYAVQQLVKGSPVFVEGDIETRVYNDSINGRVINVPEVCVRRDGKIRLIKTGDGVTNINFHDLKDGLF, encoded by the exons ATGAATTCGCTCACTTCCAAACTTGTAAAACAGTTAAGGGTTACTTCCGATCTCTCTCAGGTCTCTTCTTCATTAGCTAACTCAGTATCTCAATCTCAACCTTCTGCTTCATTAGGATTAAGAAGAAGTTCAAGACTATGGTACTCAAATTCAAGAGCATCATTTAATAATGATGATGCTAATGAAGAAGTAGATACAAATGGTGactttgatgatgatgcttttctTCCAAATAAGAAAGATTTAGAACCCCAGGGAGTTGATCCTCAAAGAGGTTGGGGTTTTAGAGGTGTACATAAG GCAATTCTTTGTGGTAAAATCGGGCAAGCTCCGGTTCAGAAGATTCTGAGAAATGGACGAACTGTCACCATATTTACACTTGGGACTGGTGGTATGTATGATCAAAGAAATATGGGTGCAGAACCAAAACCGGCGCAGTGGCACCGAATCGCAGTGCATAATGAACATCTTGGAGCTTATGCTGTTCAACAACTCGTTAAAGG TTCTCCTGTTTTTGTCGAGGGGGACATTGAAACAAGAGTGTACAATGACAGCATAAATGGTCGAGTGATAAATGTGCCCGAGGTTTGTGTGCGCCGTGATG GAAAGATACGTCTCATAAAAACAGGCGACGGTGTCACCAATATTAACTTTCACGACCTAA AGGACGGACTTTTCTAA